Part of the Branchiostoma floridae strain S238N-H82 chromosome 11, Bfl_VNyyK, whole genome shotgun sequence genome, CTCATCTTACAGCTAGTTTTTTAGAGGTTGGTTCTCCCACTGACCTCTGAATCAGCCAACTCAGGTGTCTTCTGGGTACATTGGTCCAGCTCAGGTCAAGGGTCATAGGTTGGCGCCGGACCACGCCTTCCAGCATGCTGGGGTTCAACGTCCTGGCGTAgctgaggtcaatgaccttccACAGGCGATGGTCGTTACCCCAGCGGTTCCAGGTCTTACACGTGGCCAGGCACCTACAGGTGTATAAGACACGCCATTGGTCATCTATTATCTGATAggtaactactgtaaatgcatttaatttcacGGGGATTTAAAAGGGACATTTcacggtagttttaagtttgcggtagcaccatgcactgtagttactgccatggaaaaatgtttgcgttggttttaagttcgtggtgaagcagccaccgcaaaaaacgcgaacattaaaccaccgtgaaagtttctgcatttacagtatcggGATCTGACAACCACACACACTATTCATATGAGCTAGTATTTTAGTGACACACAAGAATAACCTTTTTAAATACTAAACCAGTACACTGTAAAGACAGTATCAAATTTCTGGAAGTAGAAAAGGGAATCAGAAGCACTGAAAGAATGGAGCACCAGTAAGATTCAGCCACTGTGGAAGCTTGCAGAATTTAGAGAGTGgcacaaaagaaaatgtttaaacAAGCTTCATAGAGTTCAACATTGCAATTGGTTCCAGAAAAAACTGCAATTCATGCACAAGAAACAGCAGCCAAAATGAGTATTCTACACCAGGTTGCACAATGAAGACGCAAGTTGTACAGTTGCAACTCCCTTTCGAACTATAACCGCATAACCCCATGTTTTGTACACTGTAAAGCATACAGTAACACATAACCAATGTGTACAACCCAGCAAGGAAGAACTCTAGGCTTATCAGTGGTTTTGCTGATTTGAATCAAAGTTCCGTACTGGGGGGAACTGTCGGACGGCTGGTTCAGGCGGTGAAACGTACACCAACGGTTccacatcttgcacactgccaTGCAACTGCCCAAGACAGAGGAACAACCAGTCACGTCATGTGGAACTAATTTAAAAGTTTATTGTAGCAAATCTGAACTTAGATTTGAATTTATTGTAACTGTCAATTTCAAAAAAACAAATCCGAGTAAACTTAATTTGTAAAAGGAGCCTTATGAGTGATTGTATTTGATTTTCTGTGATTTTAGTCACTATATTGATTCAACATCAAAACTAATTTTTGCAGTCCTTGGAAACATTTTGGTTGATATCATGTGCCAACATTCAGTCTGTTGATGAAAGAGACTCAAAACACGACCCCCAAAATACCAAAAtaaaaggttttttttatgtttgattGGATTATACTAATTTAAAGTGCTTCTGGAAACTGCTTGGAGATACTGAAGAATCTGAATCTTTCAACAAGGTTCTAACCTGCACAGTTCCTTGTTGGCCAGGTTCTGGAAAATCAGCATCCACAGTTTCCGTGGCAACGGATGATTTGTGCCATCATTCAATATCATGCTGTCGTTTGGCGGACTGATCGGGCGCGGACGTATCACCCGCTGTTCTAACTTCAGCGGTCtcgctggggaggggggtcgtgCTTTACGGCCGCGAGGGCTTCGGCGTAGGTTTGGCGGGCCACGTTTGACCAGTGTGATTGGCTGGCTATGTCCGTTTACCGCTCCTGACAGTTTCTTTCCAAAGGCTTTCTTGTTTCCGCCATGTTTCTCCTTTTCAAGGTCACTTGTGCCAGGTCGGGGAGACTCGGAATGATGCCGTTTCTTCTTCAGACTTCTGTTGTTCTCTGAACGctgaaaaatattagaaaaacaaaacaatgaaaacgtATTCTATGCAAATACCTCTAACTGGAATAAAATGATTGTTTGATATGCATTCGCAGAAAAGGTCAACCACAATACCTGGTGTAGTTATTCAAACTGTGATAAATCATCTTGGTGCATGTGTAAAATCGTAACCTTCAATGTGGTAAGATAGCTGTTTGGCActaaatttgtattggttattgGGTTCAGTTTAAGGGAGAACTAAAAGAAAGATTGATAAATTACTAAATAATGCCTCTCTATACTCTATTTGACCTTCCCCTTGTTGCCTAACCCTGCAACCAATAGAGAGTTTGTAGCCAAACAGCTACTTCAGTGTGTTAAAGTTTAAGAAGACAAGCTTCTGTACTTGTACAAGAAAGCTAACCAGTGATTCGTTGCTCCTTGCTCTCTTCCCTGGGTGCTTGATTTCCTCAGCTGTGCTTCCCTTAAGTTCagggaaaaaaacacaacagtctGTCAGAGACATAAAACTCTAAGTCCTTCACCTATAGCAGATTGATGTATTCAAATTGGATTGGATTGACCATGTGATGCAGCACTTAAGCCATATCAATATTGATACAagacatttttgaaaaattaaaattacacaaaatgaaTCACAATTCATCACAACCCTGTTTACCTTCTTTGGTGAGTCATCTGACACTTCACTACTCGTACTTGATTCCTGAAATTATCATGATTAGTTATTAGTTCCAACATTGCAAAATCACACACAATTTCTTTGCAACATACTGCAAGATTCTTGGTGGCATGATTATATATTTCGACGGGACAAATCAAACAATGCAAAATTACATCCTACCTGGACgtaaaatatattttctatttctattttgtagtttgcagttgtactttttgttgcatCAATAAGGAATCTTCTTATTTTAAGatttgtattgtaaaactttATTAGACATCACACTATAACTTTGATTATGGAAAAATTACAACAACTTGCTTCCATATCATGATTTAGAAACAAGACTTTTAGCTTGTGATTCTGGAGTTCCTGTAAAAGAATCAAGAGAAAGGAACATGAATATCTACCTTTCTCTTTTTGCCAGTTGGACTGTCACCATCTGCACTTCTACCTTCAGCTGCATGGGGTCTCTTCATCACCCTGCACATCATCTGAAATGAAAAACATCAAAAGCCCATGAAACCACCATAGATGCAGAAAGTCATAAACCTTTGATACATCTTAGATGAAAatgggttactgtaaatgcatttaagtttgcatggATTCAATTTCATGGTAGCGGGAAACATGACTGGTCGCGGTGGTTATGAGTTTGCGgtatcaccatgcactgtagtctcttactgccatgaaaaaaaatgttcgcggtggttttaagttcgcagtgaagtggcctgtgcgaaaactgcgaacaaaaaatcacagtgaacatttctgcatttacagtagtctttaCTTGATATCAGTTGTTTCATacatattgtaatttgtagacCAACCTTTTCAGTCTTCCCCTCCAGACTACACTTCGGACACTCCCAGCTATTGGGCAGGTCATCGTTGACCACGCCCTCTCCCTCACACTGCAGACAGTCGGGGTGCACGATCTCCCCACAGATCACACACTCCATCAGCGTCGTGTCGCTCTCATCGTCACGATCGTCCGAGCCGCACACCTTACAGGACGCGTTGTTTGGTAGAGCAGGCTGGGAGAGAAATGCGAGGAATTGTTATGTCTCGTCTCATGCAGTCATAACAAATTAAACATGATCAATTGTACTCATTGATACTATAACATGATTCTGAGTAAAACATCTCTTTCATATATTTATTCACATTATAATACTGTTTCGTATCTTCAAACTTTCTATGAACATTGTGTACAGTCTACATTGCAAAGGAAAAAGCCCTATGTTATGACACCCCTTAGGTTCCGATGCCCTTAGTTTCTGATGTTCCTACAtcctgacacccctatgttctaaCATCCCCATGTTCTGACAaccctatgttctgacacccctacaTAAGAGTTAGGGTGTGTCAGTCCATAGAAGTGTTGAAACATTGGGGTATTACTTATTGTAATTTATCAAATTACAGCCAACCACTGGCACAAAGTATGTCACACCTACCCTCAGACACTTTCTCCTGATGCAGCTCTGCTTCATGCGTCCGGGGCCGCCATACTTCTTCATGTCCTTACAGAAGTGGCACTCCCCGCAGTCCCCCCGCGTGCAGGCCTCGCACTGCCGACACCGGGTCCGCCGACGGCTGATGTTTCCTGTCGCTGACTTCATCTTGGGTTTGGCGGCACTGCTGGAGGCACCGTAGGTCTTCTTCTTCACAGGCTAGGGGAACAGAAAGTTCATTCATCCGCCACTTTGAAAAACAGTGTGTTTAAAGGATTTCTGATCAGAAACTCCCAGGTACAATGtagaatttgaaagaaactcagcactggtattttcaacattctATTGTAATCATGCAGAAAGTCTGTTGTGAGTTTTGTTACTCAGATGTTAGATTGAAAATTTTATGTCCATTGCCGATGGTCAACTCAAAATAAAGGCTAGTGCTGGCAGGTTTCTGCCAGGGTCAGTCAGGTCACtagaaacatgtttttttcctaGACTGACTAAGAATGTACAGGTGTGCACACCTTAATCCTGTTCTCAGACTGCGGCCAGTAGATGGAGGGTTTCCCTGTGACAGACTCCTCCTCCTTGTCAGGCTTGTGTTCCTCCAGCAATGTCTGAAGTcatgaaagtaaaacagttttatTACAATCAAAAAAGTaaaagatccatccacaacatcttgagttatgctgttctcaaacaaacaaacaaacagacacacccacccacccaatAAGATAACCTTCCtggtgaaggtaataaaaaaaactacttacaTCCTTTAAATTCAGGGCTTTGCAGTTCTAAACATGTATGCTGCTTGTTAACAGCTTTTGTTGAAGCTGCAGCTGCTTGGTAACATTTCTATAAACATTTAGCAAAGATCAGACTGTACTCATCTATccaaacaatacaaaacaagaTTAAGCTTTTGACCAAACCTGACTTCTTCACAATTAGGAGTTCAACCAAGATAGCATAGCAATTAGGTGTTCGaccaattgtacatgtatattatgtcTGCATTTCTCAGTTGTAACAACAGATAGAGATGGGTGCAGCGATGGGATTGGTCTCAGTAtacaaaaatagtgatttttgacAGTTGAAGGTCACACCAACCTTGACATCCTTCAGCAGACTGTCAGGATCCGTCAGTGCGTCCGGGACGTTCCTCTTGTTGGCCGGCTGTTTCTCCAGCCTGTCCACCAGGTAccccagcccctccagctcatACTTGGTCAGGTGGACGTACTGGCGGTCCTCCCCCAACCCTGCCGCTTTCTCACTCCCAGCATGCTCTGTTTTACTGTTCTCTGTGTCCTTCTCCTCCACATCATTCTCTGATTGATTGTCTTTTGTCTTTGTGAAATCTGATTGGCTCACAGACTTCTTGTCAAACTTGGCTGGCTTTGGTGATTCGGATCTCTCCTCCAGGAGCGACTCCTTGGATTTGCTGTCATCCTCCTCGTCTTCCATTCCTCTCACTCGTGACCTCCGTGTTCTCGTGCCGACCCTTGGCCCACCATTGACCTTTGACTCTTCCCCTTTGTCCCTGTCCCCGTTCACATGATGTccattttgctgtttccttgtgTCGTGAGTGTCTTCCGAGTCGTCCTTCTCTTTCTTGACTGGGGTCGTTCTTCCCTCCTTGGCACACACCCGGACGTTCTCCGTGACCTTGGACTCGAGGATGACCTTGAGTTGAGTGGCTTCCTGTGAATCTTCGTCGTCTCTATCCAAAATCTCCTTATTCAGATATGACTTGCCTGAAAAATATTAACGAACATAATTTCATACTGCACTACACAGTATCTTTCATGGCACCAATAAACAACTGATCTTCCCAACTATTAACAATGTATGGTACGAAACAGAGGGACAAAGGTTTCTGTGCAAAGGTTTACCACCAGACTgctacataaacaaacacaaaagccATTGGCCAAATCAGACCTAAACAGTGATGTTATTCTAGCAGAGCCACACTATTTACTAATGATTCTGCTAAATGATTGTCCCAAATTTCCATCACTGATCAGGTGTGAACAGGTGGGAGCAATGGAAATTCTAATCGTGCATCTAATTGTGTTGTTTCATGCTGATACAAAAGCTGTTCAACCAACATGCTACCTGTGTATTAGGATAAAACAAGTTGTTAGTGCAGCCATTTAGACATAGCCTGAATGCCATCAAGTTAGTCAAGGCTCTCATAGTATAAAACAGAAGAATATAGGGACCGAAGATGGCACCCGAGGAGACATGTCCATACCTGTGAGACAGCTGAGGTACTGGTCCAGCAGGTACCAGTGGATCTCTTCATAGAACGGGTACCGGAACTTCATGGGCACCTGGGGAGGGTGCAGAAACAATAACACGCCATCAGGTACAAAACTTGCTTGTAATATACAATCTACTTCTTCGGAAAAATCTTTCCATATTCTTTGGAAAAACACTGCAGGTTAGAAGATGTTGCCTTTTCTTTGGTAATACATTAAGAAAAGCTCTGCAATGTTATAATACATGtggtgtattatttgcagccagtaggtacccaaattttttttttagtaatgaggctgaaTTAATGTGCTCAAGGCATCTCCTCGAACACGaaacccccgttttacgtcccttccgaaagactaATTCATAAAAGTCTTGGTCAGGCTACAGCATCTGGTC contains:
- the LOC118426751 gene encoding lysine-specific demethylase 2B-like isoform X2, coding for MESKSGSGRQLRAKPPKHYDDEEEIEDEIEGKRTFSVEEKLKSDRFTEDFVEYMEGTDFGLKYFQKNGFHNPICFKNKEGLGIRIPGQEFNVNDVRQFVGSRRMVDVMDVNTQKGIEMTMQQWTKYFEQKEREKLYNVISLEFSHTRLENHVVQPKVVRQIDWVDTAWPPHLKDKQTESTNAIADMKYPKVQKYCLMSVKGCYTDFHVDFGGTSVWYHILHGGKVFWLIPPTPENLELYEKWVLSGKQGDLFFGDMVKNCARIRLEEGYTFFIPTGWIHAVYTPKDSLVFGGNFLHSFSIPAQFRVWDIEDRTHVPMKFRYPFYEEIHWYLLDQYLSCLTGKSYLNKEILDRDDEDSQEATQLKVILESKVTENVRVCAKEGRTTPVKKEKDDSEDTHDTRKQQNGHHVNGDRDKGEESKVNGGPRVGTRTRRSRVRGMEDEEDDSKSKESLLEERSESPKPAKFDKKSVSQSDFTKTKDNQSENDVEEKDTENSKTEHAGSEKAAGLGEDRQYVHLTKYELEGLGYLVDRLEKQPANKRNVPDALTDPDSLLKDVKTLLEEHKPDKEEESVTGKPSIYWPQSENRIKPVKKKTYGASSSAAKPKMKSATGNISRRRTRCRQCEACTRGDCGECHFCKDMKKYGGPGRMKQSCIRRKCLRPALPNNASCKVCGSDDRDDESDTTLMECVICGEIVHPDCLQCEGEGVVNDDLPNSWECPKCSLEGKTEKMMCRVMKRPHAAEGRSADGDSPTGKKRKESSTSSEVSDDSPKKGSTAEEIKHPGKRARSNESLRSENNRSLKKKRHHSESPRPGTSDLEKEKHGGNKKAFGKKLSGAVNGHSQPITLVKRGPPNLRRSPRGRKARPPSPARPLKLEQRVIRPRPISPPNDSMILNDGTNHPLPRKLWMLIFQNLANKELCRCLATCKTWNRWGNDHRLWKVIDLSYARTLNPSMLEGVVRRQPMTLDLSWTNVPRRHLSWLIQRLPTLKHLVLSGCAWSGVSALCTSTCPLLRSLNLCWAEGIKDSTMKDLLSPPADRPGAPDNRSRLRMMTDLRLAGCDVAEGTIQLLVKHMPHLSHLDLSYCTKISDSCIELLTAEGSPIRDSLTDINLMGCRKLSDDSLKLLSHCPNLLKVDVRSCAQVSPEACQQFACGREEPMAIKEDKLIMLAP
- the LOC118426751 gene encoding lysine-specific demethylase 2B-like isoform X1, which produces MESKSGSGRQLRAKPPKHYDDEEEIEDEIEGKRTFSVEEKLKSDRFTEDFVEYMEGTDFGLKYFQKNGFHNPICFKNKEGLGIRIPGQEFNVNDVRQFVGSRRMVDVMDVNTQKGIEMTMQQWTKYFEQKEREKLYNVISLEFSHTRLENHVVQPKVVRQIDWVDTAWPPHLKDKQTESTNAIADMKYPKVQKYCLMSVKGCYTDFHVDFGGTSVWYHILHGGKVFWLIPPTPENLELYEKWVLSGKQGDLFFGDMVKNCARIRLEEGYTFFIPTGWIHAVYTPKDSLVFGGNFLHSFSIPAQFRVWDIEDRTHVPMKFRYPFYEEIHWYLLDQYLSCLTGKSYLNKEILDRDDEDSQEATQLKVILESKVTENVRVCAKEGRTTPVKKEKDDSEDTHDTRKQQNGHHVNGDRDKGEESKVNGGPRVGTRTRRSRVRGMEDEEDDSKSKESLLEERSESPKPAKFDKKSVSQSDFTKTKDNQSENDVEEKDTENSKTEHAGSEKAAGLGEDRQYVHLTKYELEGLGYLVDRLEKQPANKRNVPDALTDPDSLLKDVKTLLEEHKPDKEEESVTGKPSIYWPQSENRIKPVKKKTYGASSSAAKPKMKSATGNISRRRTRCRQCEACTRGDCGECHFCKDMKKYGGPGRMKQSCIRRKCLRPALPNNASCKVCGSDDRDDESDTTLMECVICGEIVHPDCLQCEGEGVVNDDLPNSWECPKCSLEGKTEKMMCRVMKRPHAAEGRSADGDSPTGKKRKESSTSSEVSDDSPKKGSTAEEIKHPGKRARSNESLRSENNRSLKKKRHHSESPRPGTSDLEKEKHGGNKKAFGKKLSGAVNGHSQPITLVKRGPPNLRRSPRGRKARPPSPARPLKLEQRVIRPRPISPPNDSMILNDGTNHPLPRKLWMLIFQNLANKELCSCMAVCKMWNRWCTFHRLNQPSDSSPQCLATCKTWNRWGNDHRLWKVIDLSYARTLNPSMLEGVVRRQPMTLDLSWTNVPRRHLSWLIQRLPTLKHLVLSGCAWSGVSALCTSTCPLLRSLNLCWAEGIKDSTMKDLLSPPADRPGAPDNRSRLRMMTDLRLAGCDVAEGTIQLLVKHMPHLSHLDLSYCTKISDSCIELLTAEGSPIRDSLTDINLMGCRKLSDDSLKLLSHCPNLLKVDVRSCAQVSPEACQQFACGREEPMAIKEDKLIMLAP